In Schistocerca gregaria isolate iqSchGreg1 unplaced genomic scaffold, iqSchGreg1.2 ptg000619l, whole genome shotgun sequence, the sequence CAAGgtggagttagccataccattagtccatttaataaattgtgtagttgaaggaggtgttcttccgatgaaattcaaacttggtatagttaaacctttatatcaaaaagaggaaagaaaacaaccacagaactacagaccagttgccttaacctcagtctttggtaaattgattgaaaaaataaagcttaaaatattaatcgaccaccataatacgaataacttaataggagatttccaacatggattgagaagtggtcggagcaccaaatctgcaacagtacagattgtacactgtctgataaactaacctaacctgacctgacctaacctgacctcacatgatctgacttgacatgacctgacatgacctcacctgatctgtcctaacctgacctgacctgacctgaccggacctaaactaacctaacctagcctaacctaacctaacctaacctaacctaacctaagcttacctaacctaaattaatcaaacctaacgtaacctaacctaacctaccctaacctaacctaacctaacctaacctaacctaacctaacctaacctaacctaacctaacctaacctaacctaacctaacctaacctaaactaacctaacctaacctaacctgacctgacctaacctaacctgacctgacctgacctgacctgacctgacctgacctgacctgacctgacctgacctgacctgacctgacctgacctgacctgacctgacctgacctgacctgacctgacctgacctgacctgacctgacatgacatgacctgacctgacctgacctgacctgacctgacctgacctgacctgacctgacctgacctgacctgaactgacctgacctaacctaacctaacctaacctcacctaacctaacctagcctaacctaacctaacctaacctaacctaacctaacctaacctaacctaacctaacctaacctaacctaacctaacctaacctaacctaacctaacctaacctaacctaacctaacctaggctagaataacctagcctaatgtagcctagcctagcctagcctagcatagcctaggttatcctaccctagcctagcctaacctaaactagcctagcctagcctagcctaacctaactttacCTAATCtatccaaagctaacctaacctaacctaactcaacctaacctaaccacacctgaccaaaattaacctgacctatcctaacatgaaataacataacctgacctaacataacctcagatgccatacacacgaaacacagcagttataattatatatgcctgcagagcaagcaaatggaaataattgctcactgcaatgtcaagtttgttaattttttaggataacaatgtcgctcagtgttcctaatttagaaactataaatttgtgtgataatattaactttgacaaggatatatcctctcataattgtactaatgtgtcattactgaaaataatacttgtgtgaaactggagaggcagtttaaatataacaaggaaaagaaacgggactcttgtaaggtacctacagtaaaaatcagggatataacatagctaattgacagcctaaagaataaaagttctgctggatgggatgaatattctccttttctactaaaaaaatgcaagggggagttagccataccattagtccatttaataaattgtgtagttgaaggaggtgttcttccgatgaaattcaaacttggtatagttaaacctttatatcaaaaagaggaaagaaaacaaccaatgaactacagaccagttgccttaacgtcagtctttggtaaattgattgaaaaaataaagcttgaaatattaatcgaccaccataatacgaataacttaataggagatttccaacatggattgagaattggtcggagcaccaaatctgcaacagtacagattgtacactgtctgataaactaacctaaccttacctgacctaacctgacctcacatgatctgacttgacatgacctgacatgacctcacctgatctgtcctaacctgacctgacctgacctgacaggacctaaactaacttaacctagactaacctaacctaacctaacctaatctaacctaacctaacctaagcttacccaccctaacctaacctaacctaacctaacctaacctaacctaacctaacctaacctaacctaacctaacctaacctaacctaacctaacctaacctaacctaacctaacctaacctaacctaacctaacctaacctaacctaacctaacctaacctaacctaacctaacctaacctaacctaacctaacctaacctaacctaacctaacctaacctaacctaacctaacctaacctaacctaacctaacctaacctaacctaacctaacctaacctaacctaacctaacctaacctaacctaacctaacctaacctaacctaacctaacctaacctaacctaacctaacctaacctaacctaacccaacctaacctaacctaacctaacctaaactaacctaacctaacctaacctaacctaggctagaataacctagcctaatgtagcctagcctagcctagcctagcgtagcctaggtTATCCTATCCTAGCCTAGCATAACCTaacccagcctagcctagcctagcctaacctaacttaacctaacctatccaaagctaacctaacctaacctaactcaacctaacctaaccacacctgaccaaaattaacctgacctatcctaacatgaaataacataacctgacctaacataacctcagatgccatacacacgaaacacagcagttataattatatatgcctgcagagcaagcaaatggaaataattgctcactgcaatgtcaagtttgttaattttttaggataacaaagtcgctcagtgttcctaatttagaaactataaatttgtgtgataatattaactttgacaaggatatatcctctcataattgtactaatgtgtcattactgaaaataatacttgtgtgaaactggagaggcggtttaaatataacaaagaaaagaaacggtactcttgtaaggtacctacagTAAAAAttagggatataacatagctaattgacagcctaaaaaataaaagttctgctggatgggatgaatattctccttttctactaaaaaaatgcaagggggagttagccataccattagtccatttaataaattgtgtagttgaaggaggtgttcttccgatgaaattcaaacttggtatagttaaacctttatatcaaaaagaggaaagaaaacaaccaatgaactacagaccagttgccttaacgtcagtctttggtaaattgattgaaaaaataaagcttgaaatattaatcgaccaccatgatacgaataacttaataggagatttccaacatggattgagaattggtcggagcaccaaatctgcaacagtacagattgtacactgtctgataaactaacctaaccttacctgacctaacctgacctcacatgatctgacttgacatgacctgatatgacctcacctgatctgtcctaacctgacctgacctgacctgacaggacctaaactaacttaacctagactaacctaacctaacctaacctaatctaacccaacctaacctaagcttacctaccctaacctaacctaacctaacctaacctaacctaacctaacctaacctaacctaacctaacctaacctaacctaacctaacctaacctaacctaacctaacctaacctaacctaacctaacctgacctaacctaacctaacctaacctgacctgacctgacctgacctgacctgacctgacctgacctgacctgacctgacctgacctgacctgacctgacctgacctgacctgacctgacctgacctgacctgacctgacctgacctgacctgacctgacctgacctgacctgacctgacctgacctgacctgacctgacctgacctgacctgacctgacctgacctgacctgacctgacctgacctgacctgacctgacctgacctgacctgacctgacctgacctgacctgacctgacctgacctgacctgacctgacctgacctgacctgacctgacctgacctaggcTAGAAtaacctagcctaatgtagcctagcctagcctagcctagcgtagcctaggttatcctaccctagcctagcctaacctaacctagcctagcccagcctagcctaacctaacttaacctaatctatccaaagctaacctaacctaacctaactcaacctaacctaaccacacctgacaaaaattaacctgacctatcctaacatgaaataacataacctgacctaacataacctcagatgccatacacacgaaacacagcagttataattatatatgcctgcagagcaagcaaatggaaataattgcccactgcaatgtcaagtttgttaattttttagaataacaatgtcgctcagtgttcctaatttagaaactataaatttgtgtgataatattaactttgacaaggatatatcctctcataattgtactaatgtgtcattactgaaaataatacttgtgtgaaactggagaggcggtttaaatataacaaagaaaagaaatgggAATCTTGTAAGGTACCTACAGTAAAAAttagggatataacatagctaattgacagcctaaaaaataaaagttctgctggatgggatgaatattctccttttctactaaaaaaatgcaagggggagttagccataccattagtccatttaataaattgtgtagttgaaggaggtgttcttccgatgaaatccaaacttggtatagttaaacctttatatcaaaaagaggaaagaaaacaaccaatgaactacagaccagttgccttaacgtcagtctttggtaaattgattgaaaaaataaagcttgaaatattaatcgaccaccataatacgaataacttaataggagatttccaacatggattgagaattggtcggagcaccaaatctgcaacagtacagattgtacactgtctgataaactaacctaaccttacctgacctaacctgacctcacatgatctgacttgacatgacctgacatgacctgacctgatctgtcctaacctgacctgacctgacctgacaggacctaaactaacttaacctagacTAACCTAACCtagactaacctaacctaacctaacctaatctaacctaacct encodes:
- the LOC126317070 gene encoding uncharacterized protein LOC126317070, coding for MSLSVPNLETINLCDNINFDKDISSHNFEGGVLPMKSKLGIVKPLYQKEERKQPMNYRPVALTSVFGKLIEKIKLEILIDHHNTNNLIGDFQHGLRIGRSTKSATVQIVHCLIN